The DNA region TTGTCGCCGGCGTTCAGCTTCACCGGCAGCACGCCGTCGTTCTTCAGCACGGTGTCCGACTCGCGCGCCGCCTGGTTCGCCAGCTGCACGTAGGACGGCTGGTGGAAGCGGTACGGGCCGTTCACCGGGTCGCCGTACGGGTGGTCGAAGATCCCCAGCTCGAACTTGAGCTTCAGGATGCGCCCCACCGCGTCGTCGATCCGCGACTGCGGCACCTGCTGCTCGAAGCTCGCCATGGTGAACCCGGTGGCGCCCGGGTCGGCGCCGCCCATCACGTCCGAGCCGGCGTTCGCCGCGTTGATCCACGCCGACGACGGCAGCCAGTCGGTGGTGATCAGGCCGGTGTAGCCGATGTTCTGCCGCAGGTAGGCCAGGATCTTGGCGCTGTCGCCGGCCCGGGACCGCCCGGGTCGAGGTACGAACTGCCCGCGTAGCCCGGCATGATGTTCACCGCGCCGGCCTCGATCGCCGCCTTGAACGGGATCATGTGGTACTTGATCGTGACTCCGTCGTAGACGATCCCGGCCTCGCCGCCGGCGCCCTCGCCCGGCCAGTGCTTGACCGTGGCCAGCACCGAGTGCGGGTTCAGCTCCGGGCCGCCCTGCAACCCGGCGACCAGCGCCCGCAGTTGGGCCGCGGCCACGTCGGCGTTCTCGCCGCCGCCCTCCTGGATGCGCGGGTAGAGCACCTTGGTGCCCACCTCGGCCAGCGGCGACAGCGTGCCGCGGGCGCCGACCTCCAGCTCCTCCTTGCGCTGCATGTCGCCCAGTTGGTAGTCCAGCGGGTAGTCCTTGCCCGCCGCCAGCGTGCTCTGCAACGGGTACGTCGTCTGGTAGCCGGCGGTGGTGTCGCCCGCGGAGACCGGCGGGATGCCGAGCCGGGTGGCCGCCGTCGACAGCAGCACGTTGTTCAGGTCGGCCGGCTGCGCGGGCCCGAAGTGCCAGCCGGACATGGGGTACTGCTGCACGTTGTAGAACATCTGGTACGCCTTCTCCTCCAGGGTCATCCTGGAGAGCAGGTCGCTCACCCGCGTGTCGACCGACAGCCGCCAGTCCTCGTACGGCTCGATCGTGCCGTCCTTGTTGAGGTCACGCGCGCCGTTGATGACGTTGATCCCGTCGTTCACCTGCTCGATGTCCGGCAGGTAGACGCTGAAGGTGCGGATGTTCGAGGTGGCCCGCGTACCCGAGCCGCTCACTGCGACGACGAACCACTTGTACGTCCAGCGGTCGGTGATGTCCCAGCTCGGCGTGTAGCTGGTGCCGGTGGGCTCGGCGACCTTGGTGTAGAGGTCCAGCAGGTTGCCCGACGCGGTGAAGTCGTAGTCGGTGCGGCTGATGTTGATCCACACCTCGTAGTGCGCCGCGCCGCCGACGGCCGCCCAGGACAGCGCGGGACGCCGGGTGTTGGTGACCATCGCGTGGTCCGCGGGGGCGGACAGCGCGAACTGGCCGGTGGTGGCCGGGGCCTTGGTCGGCCCGGACAGCAGCGGCGGGGTCGAGGTGGAGGAGTCCACCGTGCCGTAGACCTGGAACTCCCAGAGGGAGTAGCCGTATCCGGTGGCGCGCGCGGTGCCGGTCAGCCGCACGTAGCGGCCCTTGCCGGTCACCGGGAGCTGCTCGACGCCACCCTTGCCGTCGGTGGTGCTGTAGAGCTGCGTCCACGCGGTGCCGTTGTCCGACACCTCGATCCGGTAGCCCTTGCCGTACGCCGACTCCCAGTTGAGCACGATGCCGGTGACGGAGCCGATGGCGCCCAGGTCCACCTGGAGCCACTCGTTGTCGGTGTACAGGCTCGACCAGCGGGTGTCGGTGCGGCCGTCGAGGGCCGCGGCGGGCGCGTTGCCGCCCTCGTAGGACGACGCGGAGACCTGCTTGTAGGCGGAGATCACCGAGCCGGAGAAGTCGCCGCCGCCCGGGTTGGTGCCGCCGGTGCTGCCGCCGTTCGTCCCGCCGCCGTTGGTTCCGCCGCCGGCGGTCGATCCGCTGCCGGTGTAGACCTCGAACTCCCACAGCGAGTAGCCGTATCCGGTGCCGCGCGCGGTGCCGTACATCCGCACGTAGCGCCCGGAGCCGCTGACGTCGAGCGACTGGGTGCCGCCCGTGCCGGTGGTGGTGGAGTAGACGTCGGTCCAGGTCTGGGCATCGGCGGAGACCTGGATCGTGAACGCCTTGCCGTACGCGGTCTCCCAGTTGAGCACCACGCGGCACACGCTCGCGCTCGCGCCCAGGTCGACCTGGAGCCACTGGGGGTCGGAGGCGCCGCTGGACCAGCGGGTGCCGGTGTCACCGTCGACGGCCGCGGAGGCGGGGGTGCCGGCGCTCTCGGTGGAGGAGGCGGTCGCGGTACGTCCGCGGGCCGCGTTCACGGTGCCGCAGCCGCCGGCCGCGCCGGCCGTGCCGTAGACCTGGAACTCCCAGAGGGAGTAGCCGTATCCGGTGCCGCGCGCGGTGCCGTACATCCGCACGTAGCGACCGGAACCGTTTACGGCGAGCGTCTGCGTGCCGCCGGCGCCGGTGGTGGTGGAGTAGACGTCGGTCCAGGTCTGGGCATCGGCGGAGACCTGGATCGTGAACGCCTTGCCGTACGCGGTCTCCCAGTTGAGCACCACCGAGGTGATCGTGTCGGTGCTGCCCAGGTCGACCTGGAGCCACTGGGGGTCGGAGGCGGCGCTGGACCAGCGGGTGCCGGTGTCGCCGTCCACCGCCGCGGAGGCGGGGGTGCCGGCGTTCTCCGTCGAGGAGGCGGTGGCCGTCCGGCCCTGGGACAGCAGCGTGTCCGCCGCCTGCGCCGTCCCGCTAGTCGCGCCGATGGCGCCGCCGATCGCCAGCGCCATCACGGCGACGATCGCCACCAGCGATCTGTGTCGTCTCGTGCGTCGCACGAGGGGGGTAAGGAACCTCATCTGCATCTCCACGGGAGGCGCCGTCCGCGGACGGCTGGGGGACTGCGGACTGCCGCGACGGCATCCGGAGTTGACTCGGGAGAGCGCTCTCCGGGGGAGTGTCCCGGCCGCGTCGAACCCGTGTCAATCCCTGTGCGTCCGCTGTGGAACGCCCCCGTGGGCCCGGCCACGCGGCCGTGTGCGGGGCGGTCGGCCGTCGTGCGCCGGTCCGCCCGGACGGTCGACGATCCCCCGGGGCAACCCTGCTGAGCTGCGAGGGGAGCCCGGCGCGTCGGCCGCCCGTTCGAGGGGTGTGGCGTGAAAACGACCCGTGCGCCGCGGCGGAGAACGTAATCTCTTCTGCGTGAGCAGAGGTGTGGAGAGCCGACAGTGTGCCCGTTGTGGCGAACTGGAGGCACGGTTCCTGGACCCGGAGACCCCCAATCCGGGCGCTTTCCTGTACCGCTGGGCCACTCACCACCTCGACGACCACGGCACCCGGCCGGGCCCCCGCGAGGGG from Actinacidiphila sp. DG2A-62 includes:
- a CDS encoding discoidin domain-containing protein, with amino-acid sequence MALAIGGAIGATSGTAQAADTLLSQGRTATASSTENAGTPASAAVDGDTGTRWSSAASDPQWLQVDLGSTDTITSVVLNWETAYGKAFTIQVSADAQTWTDVYSTTTGAGGTQTLAVNGSGRYVRMYGTARGTGYGYSLWEFQVYGTAGAAGGCGTVNAARGRTATASSTESAGTPASAAVDGDTGTRWSSGASDPQWLQVDLGASASVCRVVLNWETAYGKAFTIQVSADAQTWTDVYSTTTGTGGTQSLDVSGSGRYVRMYGTARGTGYGYSLWEFEVYTGSGSTAGGGTNGGGTNGGSTGGTNPGGGDFSGSVISAYKQVSASSYEGGNAPAAALDGRTDTRWSSLYTDNEWLQVDLGAIGSVTGIVLNWESAYGKGYRIEVSDNGTAWTQLYSTTDGKGGVEQLPVTGKGRYVRLTGTARATGYGYSLWEFQVYGTVDSSTSTPPLLSGPTKAPATTGQFALSAPADHAMVTNTRRPALSWAAVGGAAHYEVWINISRTDYDFTASGNLLDLYTKVAEPTGTSYTPSWDITDRWTYKWFVVAVSGSGTRATSNIRTFSVYLPDIEQVNDGINVINGARDLNKDGTIEPYEDWRLSVDTRVSDLLSRMTLEEKAYQMFYNVQQYPMSGWHFGPAQPADLNNVLLSTAATRLGIPPVSAGDTTAGYQTTYPLQSTLAAGKDYPLDYQLGDMQRKEELEVGARGTLSPLAEVGTKVLYPRIQEGGGENADVAAAQLRALVAGLQGGPELNPHSVLATVKHWPGEGAGGEAGIVYDGVTIKYHMIPFKAAIEAGAVNIMPGYAGSSYLDPGGPGPATAPRSWPTCGRTSATPA